A genomic window from Silene latifolia isolate original U9 population chromosome Y, ASM4854445v1, whole genome shotgun sequence includes:
- the LOC141628340 gene encoding uncharacterized protein LOC141628340 has product MDPLVEDLRILWDKGIEVFDAYQNSVFNLKAMLLCTISDFPAYGNLCGHTVHGKEACPLCGEDVYFCYLTFSRKQACLGYRRFLHEDHSYRRQQKAFNRKAKHRPPPKILTGHEVYEKVKSIQIIYGKKGSKLASHGYKKMSHLSEQLPYWRVLSIRHCLDVMHIEKNVCDNIINTLLNVPNKPKDNKVARKDMMEMKIRPELAPQEKGTRAYLPPAAHTLLKKEKMEFCQCLHGVKVPEGYSSNISNLVSMRDLKLTGLKSHDSHALMQQLLLVAIRSILPKKSRHSEWMMGKGLRGHVCQDMTTKKWHIAHTYVLHNEDESRVIQDLQEYPYAISSRLKRLCYGQDISASSYTGYAINGCTFYTHKQDDMSTMQNSGVCVEAEAMYFASSKDKNPILSKLHYYGVIEEIWELNYWEFEIPIFGCKWIEINNGVRKDELGFTLVNLGEVGHKEDPFILATQAKQVFYVTYPVDKNWSVVLSVRGRRAMDTCDEDVVFEGFD; this is encoded by the exons aTGGATCCTCTTGTCGAGGATTTGAGAATATTATGGGATAAAGGGATAGAAGTTTTTGATGCCTACCAGAATAGCGTATTCAATTTAAAAGCAATGTTATTGTGCACTATCTCTGACTTTCCTGCATATGGCAATCTGTGTGGGCATACTGTACATGGAAAAGAGGCGTGCCCTTTGTGTGGAGAAGATGTATATTTTTGTTATTTGACATTTTCTCGAAAGCAAGCCTGCTTAGGATATCGTAGGTTTTTACATGAGGACCATTCATATCGTAGGCAACAAAAAGCGTTTAATAGAAAAGCCAAGCATCGTCCACCTCCTAAGATATTAACTGGTCATGAAGTATATGAAAAGGTAAAAAGTATTCAGATTATATATGGGAAGAAAGGTTCCAAATTGGCATCTCATGGTTATAAGAAGATGAGTCATCTTTCTGAGCAACTTCCTTATTGGCGTGTTCTATCTATAAGACACTGCTTAGATGTTATGCATATTGAGAAGAATGTATGTGATAATATCATCAACACTCTTCTCAATGTTCCAAATAAGCCAAAAGACAATAAGGTGGCTAGGAAAGATATGATGGAAATGAAAATTAGGCCTGAGCTAGCGCCGCAAGAGAAAGGAACGCGTGCTTATTTGCCTCCGGCTGCTCATACCCTTTTAAAAAAGGAGAAGATGGAGTTTTGTCAGTGCTTGCATGGTGTTAAAGTGCCAGAGGGATATTCTTCGAATATAAGTAACCTCGTATCAATGCGAGATCTCAAGCTTACTGGTTTAAAGTCTCATGACTCTCATGcattgatgcaacaattactacttgTAGCTATTCGTTCTATTTTACCTAAAAAG AGTCGGCATAGTGAGTGGATGATGGGGAAAGGGCTCAGAGGTCATGTTTGTCAAGATATGACGACAAAGAAGTGGCATATTGCACATACATACGTCCTTCACAATGAGGATGAG AGTCGTGTTATTCAAGACTTGCAAGAATACCCATACGCTATCTCTTCCAGATTAAAAAGACTTTGTTATGGACAAGATATTTCCGCCTCTTCTTATACTGGTTATGCCATTAATGGTTGTACGTTTTACACTCATAAGCAAGATGACATGagtacaatgcaaaatagtggcgTTTGTGTAGAAGCAGAAGCAATGTACTTTGCTAGTTCGAAAGATAAAAATCCAATTTTGAGTAAACTGCATTACTATGGGGTTATTGAGGAGATTTGGGAGCTGAATTATTGGGAATTCGAAATTCCTATTTTTGGTTGCAAGTGGATTGAAATTAATAATGGTGTTCGCAAGGATGAATTAGGATTCACGTTGGTGAATCTTGGTGAAGTCGGTCATAAGGAAGACCCTTTCATATTAGCAACTCAAGcaaaacaagtgttctatgtaaCATATCCGGTGGACAAAAATTGGTCCGTTGTTTTATCTGTACGTGGTAGGCGTGCAATGGATACTTGTGATGAAGATGTTGTATTTGAGGGCTTCGATTAG